Within Hydractinia symbiolongicarpus strain clone_291-10 chromosome 11, HSymV2.1, whole genome shotgun sequence, the genomic segment taacataaataaatttttttgttgttgtttttagaaaCACCGTTAGAACCCTACGCCAGTTGCGAAGCTTTGAATTCGGAACACATTCGGAAAGCGAAACTGTTTGCTTTACCATCTCGTTTATTAAATGAAACGAACTACTCCGCCACAGATACAACTCATCCatagcaaaaatttaaaagatattTATAGTCATTGAGGCACTGggtgtttatttttcagaaattatcATGAGCGTGGGGCTTATTGAAAGGGTCGAGTTATTAGACGTGGGGCTTAATAAATTGTCAATTTGCAAGGCatttaaggatacggtaacccccttcagtgtcattttttttttaaataaatattttttttaattttgattctttggcataatttcctgatattttttaaaaaagaatcaaaaatatttattgttgagagtaataaaatgaagaaaaatcttctttatcttttagtgttttcaatagtgtgctcaaagtttaaaattccttaaatatatttaatctttATAATAATTAAAGAGAGTTATGCAGAACGAATAAAAATTGCATCCCTACATATAACATAGGAAAcatttacactttaataatttataaaaatatattattatttatcatctatacctttttaataattttttttatttttctcgtttttatcctgttatgttatgttatcctgGTGTCTGTTTAACAATAACTAGACCCAAAATTCTGTGAAAACACTTtgcctttaattttaaataaaatattcatcatttattaattatttataacttTAAGTGGGTGTAACCACGATTCTTGCAGGTAAAAGCAAAGGtctttgatttgctttttctcgaaataaaatttttagtcgTAACGGTATATGtttttgtcgaacactcccctccatcttgtcgaaattgtacgaaaacaagtttgttgcgacaattatatctttggctacaaaactttgcttttttaacgcagaaagtgaggaaatatcgagttattgatctatcatgcttaaaaatagataaatctgtcataaaacagctattgtgacacaaaatatgctatgtttttggaaccacgtgatgttttgagtaaaaaagcaaagttttttaaagCTGAATAAGAGCTTCGCAATGATATTTCTTTCaatgaacaaaaattttattgaggggagtgttcgacaaaatgaagtggaagggtgaatttttttatataactttttttctacttttatgaaaatattttatcatcattctagagataatttatttggctttcagaatatatatatttgctagGGTTAATATAGCGAACAGAggggatattttaaataaactaaGTATGTGTCTCAGGGGGAGTACCGTATCCTTAAATACGTTTTCAATGTCAAAAACAATAACTtactaaaaatgtttatatattgAATGGAAAATTCAAAACACAATTAGATCCAAAGTGGatctaatattttttaattaaaatgtttttcggTCAGTAGCTGGGGTGTTTTTTAAGGTGGCGGTTTATTTGTCATAAATCTTTTACAGAGGGTTAATTTATTAGAGGAGGGCGTGTTGGAAGGAAGAGGTTTAATTTAAAGCAGTCGTACATCGATGGTTAGATTGTGTAGACATGAAGTAATTATAATACTTGGTAGTGTAAATCTTTATAACTTTCTTAAATGTATTTCGTTTACGAGAAAATTTTATTCGTTCTTTGTAAGATAGGAAACAAGACatgaaaatttaattacttcctCTGCCCGTCCGCCTGTCTCTTTGCCTGCTCTTCCGCCTACCTTGTTTATCATATATTGTTAGCCAAAATgtattttactttttgaaatttaGAAAAAGAAGATTTCTCTACAGATGTCAAACGATATAAGAACTTTTAATTTAGAAAGGCACAATGAATTTATCATAAATTTACCTGTTGGcgtattaaaaaatatgatcTGGAAAGTTGTGTTAAGATCCATAATGTATTTttaaccagttaagaacacagttttttactttcttgcATAAACAAAAGACTTGCGGAAAAAAAATTCACCCGAAATATAATGAAAGCCGCGTGGTTAATCCATTTTATATGTTATTGCCTGTCTTAGCCTTGGAAGAAACATTTATTTCCCAGACAACCACCCACGACATATCGACACGCAATAATAACGAATGCTTCAAATGGTGGTATTTTAATTGGTATTTCTAACGTGCGCTTTTTTTAGGATTATGTTGATAGTATGTACATTAGaggatgtatttattaaaaaaccgcacaaaaatgtcttatattttaaatttaaagaaaaaaattaaagagaagTACTGTGAACTTTTGTTTAACGAAATGATTGTTCTGACTCTATAGCTTTGCGTCAaacattgaaaagaaaaatgataaaatttaaacaatatgtTAACGAAGAATGTATTACGCCCCTTTGCTGAATTTTTAGCGCGATTATCAAAGCTTATTTGTATATTGTCACACTTTTATTTCGTATTTGACAATGTACGTTCAgctaaaaatacaatatattttATCCTGCACGGgccttttattaaatttttagcgGATGTGTGTCTTGACCTATATCGCAATCATCTGTGTGTTCAAATacgcattatatatttttaaatgtcaaAGAATCTTATGTATTTCACAACCATTATGGCTCCCTATTACTGCTTTTTTTCATCATACCATTTTCTTGAAATATTCAATAAGAGCAGGCAGACAAAAGACAGGCAGAATCATCAGCTCTGGAAAAGTATTCTTTCTCACTATTATTAATCTTACTAAAATATAGggttaaaaaacacaaaattactTACCTGATGGTTCTCGGCGATCAAATAACAAAAGTTTCTGTTTATTAGTTAAACCGTTATTGTGAGAAGGctgttttataaataataatCAAGCGTCGCAAAGTAGGTATATAGGTACGGCAAGATGTGTAGCACGATTTACCTGTAGCTACATAAGCGCTCAATCTGACATTCAACATCGGGTCacttatattataatacctatTGTCCGTTGATGCAAAGATGGTGACTGCAGGTAAAGATCGTGTTATCACGATTATATGATTCTTTAGAAGCTCCAAAACAGTGACTTCAATACTTTTAATGAGAGAGACTtcatttgtaaaattttaaataattttggttATTAAGTTAAACTATACTGTAatggaaattaaaaaatctttacgtATAAAATACTTACAAAAACGACTAGGTGTTAATTTGAATGTGAAAACATCAACACCCACCCTATAAActttgcattaaaaaaaagtgGATTTCTTCtcacattctttttttatttaataaatttacaaaagttaaaataaattgaaattagAGATATAAACACtatgacaaaaacaaaatatggtAGAACAAACAAGATATAAGTACACACATTAGTCAGACAAAAGATGTTAAGTGATGCGATGGATGGAATATGGCGTAAATGAcagaaagtataaaagaaaaagagtgAACGGTTCAACACAtgcacgaaaaaaaaattaatggagAGAAAAAcagcaaataattaaaaaaggttaaaataaaaataaaatataagaaggtaaaaatatttacataagtataccacaaaaatgttttttgctggctataaaaacatttatttttattatcctTGTATAATTTTGGATAATTCATTGTTCGCCTTCACTTGTACACTAAGAGTTGCCTCCATGTTGTCATGCTTACACCGTGGCTACATGTGCCATGTAGCACTTTGTTGGTTCGATTAATCTTCATCAAAGTCATCCGGCATCGATAGATCACATAACATTTGTATCTTGTACGTAATTTTATCTACAAAAGAGCCTATATTGGTTTGAAAAAAGTAGCTTTCCCAAAGGTTTCACTTTATACAACATTCTATaccatttaaataaaaaaaaggttttgaataaacttttttagttCAAAAACGTAACATGTTTTATCCACCTCAGAAAAATTACTTAAACAGCTAACTGCTATAATCCAGTAAGTTACTTTCTAGCCTCTTGTTATTAACTACACTCCaaaaattttctgaaaaaaaactcAATACTCCGCTATAAGATAAGCTAAGGTAATTGATACAAAAATAAAGGACGTGCAATAAAGAGCTGCTTAAGTCTTTTCAAGGGAATGTAGACATCCTGATTGtgaaaagcaaaattaaaggtTCGTTTTTATTTGACTTCAGTTACTGCTATAGTGCACTTATGAGATTCTTTTTCTAGTGCGTGCAAACTTTGACAAAATCTTGAAGAGCGATTTTGTCCAATTGTGCACGCgctaacaaaaaacaataaacaagcCTAAAGTCACGATCCTGAAATGTTAAAGACTTCATTGGcaaaatttttcttaactttatttttttcgtttgccTCTTCAAATTTTGCCCAAATTttggccatttttaaatttttgttatttctttaaaaaatgttaaaacacttCTTTGGTCAGGTATTTCATGGCGCATTAAAAATGCAAGTCAGCAAAAAGTTTGCGCACAGTTCAAGGTCTTAAAAGAAATCTTCAAAACAAATGCACAAAATAGTTGAAAGTTAATTGTCACAAAGACTAGAAAATTCCTGAAAACGTCGACTAAGGGTGAACTGTTCATTATGGTGTGTTTTGAAAAAATCGaccttttaaaaaacttaaatggACCCATTTATCCATCGTCTCAAATACATTCCAACCCATATTTTCAACGGTCGTAATTAACCGTCGGTCTAGATGTTCAACACCTTGAGTTTCGAGCCGATAGAGTATATTAACGAATTAACGAATTAAATTAAAACACATAATCAACATAACTGATGTGGTACTCACCGAATCCTGTAGTAATAGCTTTGGGGAAAACTTGATATTTCACAAAGAGAAAGTAGACTGGAAttccaaataaaataaacagcAGACAGTATAATGATTGAAGCGGATAATCGTAAAAAGGAGCGATGACCAGATAAAGTGAGCACAACAAAACCACAATGGGAATTCCAATAaatacctgaaaaaaaaaacacaaaagaataAGTAAGATTTGGTTCTCCCCTTTTGAGGAAAACATTGCATGTCTCAAAACTCAAAGAGCATTGTTATTAATTCAAAGCGATTAAATTTCTCATATCTGGCGCAGTTTTTATGAACACATCAATTTAAGAGCATCACCAGGCCCAATCTAAGCATATTTCGAAAGGTTCAGGTTAAACAACAACATGCAATACTGTGActcaaaaatggtttatttatggAATTGTAGAGGCAGGGCAAGAGAAAATCACAGAAATGTCAGCATAGAAGTAAGTTATATTATTCACCTTATAAAGGTGAGACTAATACTAGTTAgtaattcttataaaaacatttgattATAAGAAACAATTCATAAGTGTCACATAAAACCTAAATTAAACAATTTCCGAGGCCCTCACTCAATTTATTGACCGGACAACGTATACCCGTAGAGCGCAGTATCTGCAACGAGAAAGAAAGCCACTTCTTTGGTACTTCGAATTTTGGAGGCCGTATATAAATTTATGTCTCTCGGTCTTTTTATGATGGCTTAGGTTAGTTAAAGGGAGATGTTTGACATTCTTAGACAGCTCATGAAGCTTTATTTCTTAGCAATCAAGACCTGTCGTCAACTTTTAAACCTTTCGCAACACCTTCATTGTTCTGATCGGAAAAACACATCCTACTGCGCTGTAGATGAAATAGGTTAAATTCTAGGTGAAAAGTGGATTATATAGATTTTGCAAAAACAATTTCACGCTTTGTAATTGTTTTTATCATAGCAAATAGAGAAGTGTTTTGCTATATAAAAACATGATCTGTCTTTATCCCAAATATGTTATGGCTGTTTATTGATATCAGTGAGATGGGAAAACAAAGCGATCAATCATAAGTGGATTATTCATTTGCCAATAACAAAACGGAAATGCACATTTCTCAGACAAGTTGACCAAGCGGTTAAATCTGATTCAAGGCCAGAGTCATACTCTTTTAAACAAGGCGAAGTTTTCTCAATAAATTTATACTTTCATTAATATTCTCAGTAAGCTGAGACATTCGATGAACATCATTTACAGTGGAGAAATCCTTTAAACGTTCATGCCACAAAAATTATACCTTGTACGGTCTTTCAAGATCAGGTTGGCGAATGCGAAGCCATAGAAGTGCTGCTACTGTACCACCATAAAACGTCCATGccgcaaaattaaaataattgacTAATGTTGAAAAGTTCGAGGATTCCGGTATCAACATTATCCATGCAATAATACACtagaaaaaaatagagaacaaaACATAACACGGTAAATCATTGCATACTGTTTTCTCAAACAAATAAAATGCTTCCTACCGTAAATATTAACGCCGGTAGAGGGGTGTGTCGCTTTGTATGAACCATGGCTAATAATTTAGGCATGTGTCCTTCTCTAGCAGAAACGTAGACCAGCCTGagaaataaataagttattatattatgttttctgaTCCTTTGCCAAATTTGCTCAAAAATTACGCAGCctcgaaaatatgaaaaaggaGGAAATGagaaaatgaataaatgaatgcatGTCATTGATGATTGTGTACTTGGTAAAGTtagaaaaaatgcaaaattggCAAGTGAgaggaaaaaatgaaaatgcttGTTTTTTACCTAGTAAGTATTTCTAATGTTTCATGTTTACAGTTGCATTGGTCGCTTGTCAGGATGATAACGTTGTGGTAAATAAAGTGGTCATTTTTCAAATGGAGTAGTCACATTGAGAACTTTCCAATACCAACTAAATTTGAGACCAAAAAGGAAGAGTTCTAAGCTTAAGAATTTTCCTACCTTCCACTGGTGAATGCAGAGCCATTAGCTGCACCAAATGTTGAACAGGCCACAAAAACTGGAATAACCCAAGCCATAACGCCATACAATTGATTTGCCAAAGTCTAAGTGGTAATATATTTAACTGGTCGTAAGACTGTGAAAATATCCACTGTTACTCGCAGTTGCCATCTTTAGCTTGCAGACAGAGCTTAATAAAGTAGTTATCTATTCGgagaagcaaaacaaaaacttaTGGGTTGTTTGTTTGCGAAAGATTCTCAATGTCAGAATAAAACATTGCAAAATTGTAAaggtatgaaaatattttttccttgttCGTGCGTAAAGGCGTATgaaaaatttgatttgattttgcaACTGTAGCTAATAGTCGTGGCATTcgaggaaaaaaaacacttaaaaagTACCTTTACAGTTTTACTAAACAATTCTACAAGTGAAGAATCCTTTCTAAATAAATCAAACGGAAAGCAATAAGGTAGGAACAGAAAAATCAATAAAACTAAAGGGAATCAAAATGTttgtaatataaaaataaaccgACGAAGAAAGAATTTGCCATATTTAATTGGCAATTAGTCAAAAAAGAAGGAGCTAGCTGCAACCTACCACAGCTACTGCCTTCGAACTTGCTATTTGTATTGAAGTGAGTACAGTCAAGTAGGTGATATTGACCATCACATAACACGCAGTCACCAAAGGAATGCCTATCATGATAGCCAGTGGTAAATCTCGGATGGGATTTTTAAGTTCTTCTGTAACGTAATTCAAATTATTCCAGCCATCGTAAGCCCATAAACCTCCATAGAAAGCATAACCAATGTCTGATATGCTTTTACTTGTTCCGTTAAATGCATCCTTTAAACTGTCGTTATGGCCTAGAGATAGAAAACAGTGTGTGTCTTTCAGTTGGATGTATACTTGGCAAACAaggaaaaatcaatattttcattAAGATTCTAATATTCACTTGTTTAAACCTATTGACGCCGGGGTATTCAGGGCTGATGTAGTTCAGCACGGTTCAGCACCGCATAGCATTCCTTATCCTGGCTTATGCCATAAAACCCATAAATGATTTCTGTCATGTGATACTTAAAAATAGGCGACTGTTTTTTTCGACTTGGCATAACTTATTAAAAATCCCACGGCTGGGACGGTATATTTAAttacatttttgatattttgaataCTTTTTAGCCTTAGGCCACCAACAGTGCCAATTAGACAGAATATCGTTAAAACGCTTTCACAACCTTTTGTAATGTAATGAACCATTCACTTGGTGGATATTGTTGGGAACAACATCTAGCTacttatcaaaataaataattttactaTACGCCAATCTCACAaaaaccataagcaataaaaatatttaaaaaagaaacaataccGTGGGGCTTATAAAGGTACAACTTTAAACAAGGTTTAAAGCCTTTGGGCTTAAATGAGTGTCTACAGCAAAAGGGTGTAAGTTAttataaaaattcaataaataagAAACTAAAATATATCAAGTAAttcaaaacatataaaaatagtGCCCTTGAAAATGACAGTGGCATAAAATCAACCTTACCTTGACCAAGTCGGACAAACCCGGTTATAATTAGCATCACTATGGCTAATAATTTTGTAGCTGTGAAGATAACTTGGACTGAAGTTGCCCAGCGTACGCTAGCGCAGTTTACGAAAACTATAATACCTAAAATCAAATGAAAAACCTTGTCAGAACCAAATAATAACAGAACTTAGTAACATCTAAGCATGGTTCTTATATTGTCAGTTATGTCTCTCAGTAAAAACGGAAATAAATTTGACTTTATATTTAAGGTCcagtttaaaaatcaaaatcagttcaattcctcattaaaaaattttaagtgccTCTTCTAAAATTATGCACCTTAAGAGAAAAACTTTTCGCAGATTTTTACGcagttgttttagattttagtTTTGGATGAGGCGACGCTATTCTTACCTAAATTGTTGATTATTATTGCAATAACTAATGTTATTGcccaattcaaaaaaaaaaaataaccttccttgcatttttttttaaaaaaattttggttgaGCCTAAGTTTGATTTGCATATATCTACCTAGTTGAAAGGACTGACAAATAATAACAAATTACAACCATTCTCAAATCAATGAGGTTTTGGAACAGTTTTACAGGCTTACAATTGATTTGTTAACCTTATTACAGTTAgtacatttatttttgtttgggaGGCTTATTTTATGGAAACAAGGTGTATTAAGAACGATATAGATAAGTAAAAGACCAAGCAACGAGTAAAATAGGAACAAGGCGTTGGCGTTCGACGGAGAAAGGTATCTTTCTTAGTACAGCTTACCTAAAAAGAGAGCGGCTAGCACTTTTGATAACAACAATTTAGTTCTAATATCGTTACATTCTCCAGGAAAAAACACTTCGGTTAAGTAATTCCCAATGGTCAATAAAACGGCTGCTAACCCGGCTGGCCGTAACAAAACAGTTAACGTTAACGTTAAGTTGATcaagttaactttaaaaaatcatcGTTAAACAAAAACGTCCCTCGACGGAGAAAGGTATCTTTCTTACTACAGCTTACCTAAAAAGAGAGCTGCTAGCACTTTTGATAACAACAACTTAGTTCTAATATCGTTACATTCTCCAGGAAAAAACACTTCGGTTAAGTAATTCCCAGTGGTCAATAAAACCGCTGCTAACCCGGCTGGCCGTAACAAAACAGCGGACGAAAACACCAATAAAAAAACAGGAACATTCCCGAAAGCTTCTCTTAAATAGTGGTATTCGCCACCAGAACGAGGTATCATAGTCCCTAACTCCACATAGCACAAAGATATCAGCAACACCAAAACACCACAAAATGACCATATCAACATAGACATTCCTGCGCTCCCAGCATTGGCAAACACGGGCGAGGATGACGCAAATATTCCACTTCCTATCATCGTACCAACAATGAGGGAAACACCACCCAAAATTCCAACAGATTTGCGTACTTTTAATGCCTTGTAAGTCCCCGCATTCTTATTAGCCTGTATTTTATTGTGTTTAAAATCTGCTCCTGTTGGGTTTTGCAATTCTTCTTCATCGTTATAAGCTTTGTTTTCCCGCGCGCCACTCATGCTGTAAATTTCCCTTTGAAACGGTTTACATAGCCACTTCGAATGAAATCAACGACGATGTTAATATCATCATATGAGTCCTCTGCAATAAACATATGTGCATGTAATCGAACACCAGTTCAAACTTCAGGACGTGGTTTAATTagagtttgttgtttttgtgattacataaataaaacaaatgtataaatcttaagaaATCTTAAGTTTGTTTACCgatgattttttaaagttaacttgATCcagcatatttatttttaagtttttgctATTCTTGAAATGGGAGACTCAGAGCAACAATCATGTTAGTGCTTCTTGTCGTTCCTCCTTATTTGACCTTGCTGAAGCTTCCATTTTCAGTGTCTTAGAATTTAGTTAGAATTTTATGTGGTCGCGGGACCTGTACTTCCGAAGCGTTTAATATCTTAGAGGTTGAGTATATTCAGCGCCAGTGTCAACTCGTAGGCTAGGGACGTTTTCCTGGCAATCGACCGTCACGTGTTCTATGGTTTTCCTCATATAGCAAATCATAGAAACAGATCACcgttgtaaaaaaaagaatagatCAGCTATATTCTGGTGTCCATTGaaccaaaaatcttttcatcCACATAGGCCTAACCAACGAATACCCCTGTATGAGTTGAGAATCAATGGACTTTCATGAATACTCGGGTCTCGTGATAAAATTAATCTTTTCACACATCATAATATTACCCTATCCCCAAAAACTAATCCAAGTTAAAAACGACTGAATGAAATGCAAGTTGTTGAATTTACTTCAAACATAAGTctagtataaataaaacaatcagGTAAAAAATTCTTATTGCATTCATTAAGTCTTCACAAAGCTGATCAGAAATACTGCGAAACTTTAAAATCCGTGTTGGCGAtctttttttgtcatttaataATACATAATGTTGTGCACACTTTGTTTAAAGTAATTCGTAGTTTCAAAGATAAAAAAGGCTGTTAAGCGTGTTTTATTACATCTAATAATTTGCACGTGGAAATGCACCCTAAAGTTTCATATAGATCATTACGAAACTGATTAGGCTATTTAAATAGCTCATTAATCAATGACCAATTTAATTTAACACATGTAAGAGTTTCTTGAAAAGAACACGACATTTCCATTTTTAGATAGATAAATTGAAATAGTTTTGCTGGTAATATAAATAGTAAGGGTACAGATTTTTGCGCTTTTTTATGCTTACCGCAAAACTTTGTTCGTATATTTTCACTACCAAAGGATTCGAAAATAAGAAAACATACCCCTATCAACATTGCCAAGTGCGCAAAAGTAAGCAAAATTTACTGACCTAAGAGAACGGCAGCGATCAATTTATTATAAGCTGTTCTTTCTGGCTCGTACCCGATAGCTGTGATTATATAATTACCGCAGGTAATTGTGATCAACACCAATGAAGACGGCTTTAAAATGAATACAGtggtaaaagaaaataaaaatgccGGAAGTGGACCAAAAGCTGCATGAAAGTAACTGTATTCCCCTCCGCTGGCATTAGGAAACATAGTTCCAAGTTCGCACCAACATAGTGCAGCTAACATGGCCAGAACTCCAGAACCTGCCCATACCAGTAGTACAGGACCAGGATCTCCTGCAAAGGTAGCTACACTGGAAGGTGAAGCAAATATACCACTGCCAATCATTGTACCGACTAACAAACACACGCCACCAATTAAACCAACTTGTCTTTTTAAGCCTGTCTTTTCTATCTCAGCT encodes:
- the LOC130613667 gene encoding b(0,+)-type amino acid transporter 1-like isoform X2, with the translated sequence MKSYSPRDDFSSPEFSSERRAMKSPEFPHRPGHDPFGDNYIDNDDAESEISSNASGEQGKVGLKREVSFAGCLSLVVGVMIGSGIFATPAVVFKNAGSVGMGLLSWVICGFICILASLCYIELGTMIPTSGGEKTYLSEAFGELAGFLYSWTAILIVKPAAIAGVSMAFANYVLEPFFPGCQSEHVYLMKMVASVGIGIIVFVNCASVRWATSVQVIFTATKLLAIVMLIITGFVRLGQGHNDSLKDAFNGTSKSISDIGYAFYGGLWAYDGWNNLNYVTEELKNPIRDLPLAIMIGIPLVTACYVMVNITYLTVLTSIQIASSKAVAVTLANQLYGVMAWVIPVFVACSTFGAANGSAFTSGRLVYVSAREGHMPKLLAMVHTKRHTPLPALIFTCIIAWIMLIPESSNFSTLVNYFNFAAWTFYGGTVAALLWLRIRQPDLERPYKVFIGIPIVVLLCSLYLVIAPFYDYPLQSLYCLLFILFGIPVYFLFVKYQVFPKAITTGFDKITYKIQMLCDLSMPDDFDED
- the LOC130613667 gene encoding b(0,+)-type amino acid transporter 1-like isoform X1, which encodes MKSYSPRDDFSSPEFSSERRAMKSPEFPHRPGHDPFGDNYIDNDDAESEISSNASGEQGKVGLKREVSFAGCLSLVVGVMIGSGIFATPAVVFKNAGSVGMGLLSWVICGFICILASLCYIELGTMIPTSGGEKTYLSEAFGELAGFLYSWTAILIVKPAAIAGVSMAFANYVLEPFFPGCQSEHVYLMKMVASVGIGIIVFVNCASVRWATSVQVIFTATKLLAIVMLIITGFVRLGQGHNDSLKDAFNGTSKSISDIGYAFYGGLWAYDGWNNLNYVTEELKNPIRDLPLAIMIGIPLVTACYVMVNITYLTVLTSIQIASSKAVAVTLANQLYGVMAWVIPVFVACSTFGAANGSAFTSGRLVYVSAREGHMPKLLAMVHTKRHTPLPALIFTCIIAWIMLIPESSNFSTLVNYFNFAAWTFYGGTVAALLWLRIRQPDLERPYKVFIGIPIVVLLCSLYLVIAPFYDYPLQSLYCLLFILFGIPVYFLFVKYQVFPKAITTGFGSFVDKITYKIQMLCDLSMPDDFDED
- the LOC130613667 gene encoding b(0,+)-type amino acid transporter 1-like isoform X3; its protein translation is MEEKVSYLPTETKLNTTDGNDGKDGKDGKEKAELSEMTEEKNKFSDEFEKKGLKRQVGLIGGVCLLVGTIIGSGIFASPSSVATFAGDPGPVLLVWAGCGVLAMLAALCWCELGTMFPNASGGEYSYIHAAFGPLPAFLFSFTSTFILKPSSLVLIALTCGDYIITSFDYDPEEAAYSKLIAAVLLGIIVFVNCASVRWATSVQVIFTATKLLAIVMLIITGFVRLGQGHNDSLKDAFNGTSKSISDIGYAFYGGLWAYDGWNNLNYVTEELKNPIRDLPLAIMIGIPLVTACYVMVNITYLTVLTSIQIASSKAVAVTLANQLYGVMAWVIPVFVACSTFGAANGSAFTSGRLVYVSAREGHMPKLLAMVHTKRHTPLPALIFTCIIAWIMLIPESSNFSTLVNYFNFAAWTFYGGTVAALLWLRIRQPDLERPYKVFIGIPIVVLLCSLYLVIAPFYDYPLQSLYCLLFILFGIPVYFLFVKYQVFPKAITTGFGSFVDKITYKIQMLCDLSMPDDFDED
- the LOC130613667 gene encoding b(0,+)-type amino acid transporter 1-like isoform X6, which encodes MEEKVIFLPTAKKIDGKDEKETLELSEVSQEKNSLAEIEKTGLKRQVGLIGGVCLLVGTMIGSGIFASPSSVATFAGDPGPVLLVWAGSGVLAMLAALCWCELGTMFPNASGGEYSYFHAAFGPLPAFLFSFTTVFILKPSSLVLITITCGNYIITAIGYEPERTAYNKLIAAVLLGIIVFVNCASVRWATSVQVIFTATKLLAIVMLIITGFVRLGQGHNDSLKDAFNGTSKSISDIGYAFYGGLWAYDGWNNLNYVTEELKNPIRDLPLAIMIGIPLVTACYVMVNITYLTVLTSIQIASSKAVAVTLANQLYGVMAWVIPVFVACSTFGAANGSAFTSGRLVYVSAREGHMPKLLAMVHTKRHTPLPALIFTCIIAWIMLIPESSNFSTLVNYFNFAAWTFYGGTVAALLWLRIRQPDLERPYKVFIGIPIVVLLCSLYLVIAPFYDYPLQSLYCLLFILFGIPVYFLFVKYQVFPKAITTGFGSFVDKITYKIQMLCDLSMPDDFDED
- the LOC130613667 gene encoding b(0,+)-type amino acid transporter 1-like isoform X4; the protein is MSGARENKAYNDEEELQNPTGADFKHNKIQANKNAGTYKALKVRKSVGILGGVSLIVGTMIGSGIFASSSPVFANAGSAGMSMLIWSFCGVLVLLISLCYVELGTMIPRSGGEYHYLREAFGNVPVFLLVFSSAVLLRPAGLAAVLLTTGNYLTEVFFPGECNDIRTKLLLSKVLAALFLGIIVFVNCASVRWATSVQVIFTATKLLAIVMLIITGFVRLGQGHNDSLKDAFNGTSKSISDIGYAFYGGLWAYDGWNNLNYVTEELKNPIRDLPLAIMIGIPLVTACYVMVNITYLTVLTSIQIASSKAVAVTLANQLYGVMAWVIPVFVACSTFGAANGSAFTSGRLVYVSAREGHMPKLLAMVHTKRHTPLPALIFTCIIAWIMLIPESSNFSTLVNYFNFAAWTFYGGTVAALLWLRIRQPDLERPYKVFIGIPIVVLLCSLYLVIAPFYDYPLQSLYCLLFILFGIPVYFLFVKYQVFPKAITTGFGSFVDKITYKIQMLCDLSMPDDFDED
- the LOC130613667 gene encoding b(0,+)-type amino acid transporter 1-like isoform X5 encodes the protein MSGARENKAYNDEEELQNPTGADFKHNKIQANKNAGTYKALKVRKSVGILGGVSLIVGTMIGSGIFASSSPVFANAGSAGMSMLIWSFCGVLVLLISLCYVELGTMIPRSGGEYHYLREAFGNVPVFLLVFSSAVLLRPAGLAAVLLTTGNYLTEVFFPGECNDIRTKLLLSKVLAALFLGIIVFVNCASVRWATSVQVIFTATKLLAIVMLIITGFVRLGQGHNDSLKDAFNGTSKSISDIGYAFYGGLWAYDGWNNLNYVTEELKNPIRDLPLAIMIGIPLVTACYVMVNITYLTVLTSIQIASSKAVAVTLANQLYGVMAWVIPVFVACSTFGAANGSAFTSGRLVYVSAREGHMPKLLAMVHTKRHTPLPALIFTCIIAWIMLIPESSNFSTLVNYFNFAAWTFYGGTVAALLWLRIRQPDLERPYKVFIGIPIVVLLCSLYLVIAPFYDYPLQSLYCLLFILFGIPVYFLFVKYQVFPKAITTGFDKITYKIQMLCDLSMPDDFDED